The following are encoded together in the Planctobacterium marinum genome:
- a CDS encoding AmpG family muropeptide MFS transporter codes for MPKFAEQFKAYYDRRILTVFLFGIASGYPWVMISSAMTAWLKEEGLSRTSIGLFSVIFVAYSINFLWSPLMDRIRLPFLGLRRGWIISMQALIAIACCFMGQLDANTQLYFMALAGLIIAICSATQDIAIDAYRIDIIGQSEKDKLSAASAMATAGWWTGYGGLGAIPFFISDWPGWSWSEIYFVLAAIMALLSLAVLWAKEPQINRSVAQQQAVAFYEKQLQGKQLQSLQKLGVWILVTIVEPFREFFARNGFRFALSILAFIFLFKMGEAFLGRMSVVFYKEIGFSNTDIGTYSKLLNWWVTIFFAVLGGLVNIRYGIYRGLMISGITMAASNLMFSLIAVVGPDKTLFVAAIFVDGFTSAWSSVAMVAFISLMCNQTFSATQYALMASLGVLGRTFLASSSGFIVDTMDGNWALFFILTAVMVLPSLLFLWSIRDKIHQLEGRQTSSA; via the coding sequence TTGCCCAAGTTCGCAGAACAATTCAAAGCCTATTACGACAGACGTATTCTAACGGTTTTTCTGTTTGGTATCGCCAGTGGTTATCCCTGGGTCATGATCAGCTCAGCAATGACAGCTTGGTTAAAAGAAGAAGGCCTTTCCCGCACCTCAATTGGTTTATTCAGTGTTATTTTTGTTGCCTATTCCATCAATTTTTTGTGGTCCCCTCTGATGGACAGAATACGACTGCCTTTTTTGGGACTGCGGCGCGGCTGGATTATAAGTATGCAAGCCCTGATTGCCATCGCGTGTTGCTTTATGGGGCAGCTGGACGCCAATACCCAATTGTATTTTATGGCCCTGGCAGGTCTTATCATTGCCATTTGTTCTGCCACTCAAGACATCGCCATTGATGCCTATCGCATCGATATTATCGGCCAAAGTGAAAAAGACAAACTGTCTGCAGCTTCCGCTATGGCCACTGCTGGTTGGTGGACCGGCTATGGCGGTCTCGGCGCTATTCCATTTTTCATCTCTGATTGGCCGGGATGGAGTTGGTCGGAGATTTATTTCGTCTTGGCGGCAATTATGGCGTTACTCTCTTTGGCTGTATTATGGGCTAAAGAGCCGCAAATCAATCGCAGTGTGGCACAGCAACAAGCCGTTGCCTTTTACGAAAAGCAACTACAAGGCAAACAACTACAAAGCCTGCAAAAACTCGGTGTCTGGATTTTAGTCACCATTGTGGAACCCTTCCGTGAATTTTTTGCTCGCAATGGCTTTCGCTTTGCCCTTTCCATCCTGGCATTTATTTTTCTATTCAAAATGGGCGAAGCCTTCTTGGGTAGAATGTCGGTGGTATTTTATAAAGAGATTGGCTTCAGCAATACCGATATTGGTACTTACTCCAAACTACTCAATTGGTGGGTGACAATATTTTTTGCCGTATTGGGTGGTTTAGTGAATATTCGCTACGGCATCTACCGGGGACTTATGATCAGCGGAATTACTATGGCAGCCAGTAACTTAATGTTCTCTCTGATTGCCGTCGTAGGGCCCGATAAAACCCTGTTTGTGGCGGCAATATTCGTGGATGGGTTTACCTCAGCCTGGTCCTCTGTCGCCATGGTGGCCTTTATTTCGCTTATGTGTAATCAAACCTTTTCCGCAACGCAATATGCGCTTATGGCCTCACTGGGCGTGCTTGGCAGGACATTCCTGGCCTCATCAAGTGGTTTTATTGTGGACACTATGGATGGCAACTGGGCGCTATTCTTTATCCTCACCGCAGTAATGGTACTACCCAGTTTACTGTTTTTATGGAGTATTCGAGATAAGATCCACCAATTGGAAGGCAGGCAGACAAGTTCTGCCTGA
- a CDS encoding GNAT family N-acetyltransferase: MKFRAATADDIPELLELEQAVVEAERPFNGQIKPGRPKYYDLAALIEQAQSYLLVAEINNEIAATGYVKLRDSKPSLNHARDGYLGFMYVAPDYRGQGLNQKVISHLIDWAKEQGVHDFYLDVYTQNQAAIKAYAKLGFEPSLLEMKLQVR, from the coding sequence TTGAAATTCAGAGCCGCGACCGCAGATGATATTCCTGAATTGCTGGAGTTAGAGCAGGCAGTCGTAGAGGCTGAGCGCCCCTTCAATGGCCAGATAAAACCGGGGCGTCCAAAATACTACGACCTGGCTGCGCTCATTGAGCAAGCGCAAAGCTATTTGCTGGTGGCTGAAATCAATAATGAGATTGCGGCTACAGGTTACGTTAAACTGCGTGACTCAAAGCCATCTTTAAACCATGCCCGGGATGGCTATCTGGGGTTTATGTACGTAGCACCAGATTATCGCGGGCAAGGTCTGAATCAAAAAGTCATTAGCCATCTTATAGATTGGGCCAAAGAGCAAGGTGTTCATGATTTTTATTTAGATGTGTATACCCAGAATCAGGCAGCTATCAAGGCTTATGCAAAACTGGGCTTCGAGCCATCATTACTGGAAATGAAATTGCAGGTGCGTTGA
- the ptsP gene encoding phosphoenolpyruvate--protein phosphotransferase — protein MLSTLRQIVEEIGHIPVLEEALQRVSYLLQQAMKVDCCAIYLADTDNQCFVLVATEGLAKEAIGETRIGFSEGIIGWIGQREEPINIADAQSHPRFKHYPDVKEESYHAFLGAPIIHQRKVLGVVSLQQKSRRRFAEEEESLLITLAAQMALEVANAEARGAVKLSGVDGIQLWQKALYGRPGSSGLALGVGYQPNKKARLSDYLATRCEKFEQEISRYRRAVKRTKTDIRKLTLQVTQNVPQDVANIFQTYDFLLDAASLGKEVEAKIRDGWDAATSLKQVVDSYARQFSQMQDIYMQERAVDVIDLGDRVFGRLVDDKRRAAPIPDKAILVAEEITATMLAEIPVKKLQGIIAMRGSVNSHAAILARAMGIPAVLGVTELHVSHLAGKEVLLDGYSGEITVAPELQKRLSFEALVKEEKELNKIVSAEEEAEAITQDGQAIGLYLNVGLSQELENQSSALADGVGLYRSEMPFMARDRFPGEEEQRLLYRTLLDKYAPRPVTMRTLDVGGDKPLPYFPFQEENPFLGWRGIRMTLDHPEIFLVQVRAMIKASIGLHNLQIMLPMITSIEEVKEAKRLIRQAFYEVREEANREGLEIRKPKIGVMLEVPSVLWQLQELAELVDFFSVGSNDLTQYLLAVDRNNPRVSDLYQSYHPAVLRALYQIAQVANQHDIPVTVCGELAAEPAGVMLLLAMGYSKLSINGHAIARVKWVIRRQTEAKMQDVLQKALALMEASEIRDFLNMELEYLGLGGLVRAGK, from the coding sequence ATGCTGAGCACACTGAGACAGATAGTTGAAGAAATAGGGCATATTCCGGTGCTGGAAGAAGCCCTGCAGCGTGTTAGCTATCTGTTGCAACAGGCCATGAAAGTTGACTGTTGTGCTATCTATCTGGCCGATACTGATAACCAGTGTTTTGTGTTGGTGGCTACCGAAGGTCTGGCCAAAGAGGCCATAGGTGAAACCCGAATCGGATTCTCCGAGGGAATAATTGGCTGGATTGGCCAACGTGAAGAGCCCATCAATATCGCTGATGCCCAGTCCCATCCTCGTTTTAAACATTACCCCGATGTAAAAGAAGAAAGTTATCACGCCTTTTTAGGTGCCCCCATCATACACCAGCGCAAAGTTCTAGGCGTGGTTTCGCTACAACAAAAATCCCGACGTCGCTTCGCCGAAGAAGAAGAATCTTTATTGATCACTTTAGCGGCGCAGATGGCTTTGGAGGTAGCTAATGCTGAGGCGCGAGGCGCGGTAAAATTATCGGGGGTTGATGGTATTCAGCTTTGGCAGAAAGCCTTGTACGGGCGCCCCGGCTCGTCAGGATTAGCACTCGGGGTGGGTTATCAGCCCAACAAAAAAGCCCGCTTGTCGGATTACCTTGCCACTCGTTGCGAAAAGTTCGAACAGGAAATTTCTCGCTATCGCAGAGCTGTTAAGCGCACTAAAACAGATATTCGAAAGCTCACCTTGCAAGTCACTCAAAATGTTCCGCAAGATGTCGCCAATATTTTCCAGACCTATGATTTTCTGCTGGATGCCGCCAGTTTAGGCAAGGAAGTTGAAGCTAAAATTCGCGATGGTTGGGATGCCGCCACCTCCTTGAAACAAGTGGTGGATAGCTACGCCAGACAATTCTCACAGATGCAAGATATTTACATGCAAGAACGCGCTGTCGATGTGATTGATTTGGGAGACCGAGTGTTTGGCCGTCTTGTTGACGATAAGCGTCGAGCGGCACCAATTCCGGACAAAGCCATTTTGGTGGCTGAAGAGATCACCGCCACTATGTTAGCGGAAATACCGGTAAAGAAACTGCAGGGCATTATTGCTATGCGCGGCTCCGTAAACTCTCACGCCGCAATACTAGCAAGAGCGATGGGAATACCGGCCGTCTTGGGGGTCACAGAGTTACATGTCAGCCACCTCGCTGGTAAAGAAGTGTTATTGGATGGCTACTCTGGTGAAATCACCGTTGCACCAGAGCTGCAAAAGCGCCTTAGCTTTGAAGCGCTGGTGAAAGAAGAAAAAGAGCTCAATAAAATTGTATCGGCCGAAGAAGAAGCTGAGGCTATTACACAAGATGGCCAGGCTATTGGCTTATATCTCAATGTGGGATTATCTCAAGAGCTGGAAAACCAGTCCAGTGCTCTGGCTGATGGTGTAGGCTTGTATCGCAGCGAAATGCCATTTATGGCTCGGGACCGTTTCCCGGGCGAAGAGGAGCAACGTTTGCTGTATCGCACTTTGTTGGACAAGTACGCGCCTCGTCCTGTAACTATGAGGACACTGGACGTGGGCGGCGACAAACCGCTACCTTATTTTCCTTTTCAGGAAGAAAACCCGTTTTTGGGGTGGCGTGGCATCCGCATGACGCTGGACCATCCGGAGATCTTTTTGGTACAAGTCAGGGCCATGATCAAAGCCAGTATCGGCTTGCACAATCTGCAAATTATGTTGCCCATGATCACTTCAATTGAAGAGGTAAAAGAAGCCAAGCGACTCATTAGGCAAGCTTTTTATGAGGTGCGTGAAGAGGCAAATCGCGAAGGACTAGAGATTAGAAAACCCAAGATTGGGGTAATGCTGGAAGTACCTTCGGTGCTCTGGCAACTTCAAGAGTTAGCCGAGCTGGTGGACTTTTTCTCCGTAGGCAGTAATGACTTAACCCAATACCTTTTAGCGGTGGACCGCAACAACCCCAGAGTCTCAGACCTGTATCAAAGTTATCATCCTGCGGTGTTGAGAGCACTTTATCAAATTGCACAAGTGGCCAATCAACACGACATTCCTGTTACCGTTTGTGGCGAATTAGCTGCTGAACCCGCCGGTGTCATGTTGCTGCTGGCAATGGGGTATAGCAAATTAAGTATCAATGGCCATGCCATCGCACGAGTGAAGTGGGTTATTCGGCGTCAAACTGAGGCCAAAATGCAGGACGTATTGCAAAAGGCATTAGCTCTGATGGAAGCGTCTGAAATCCGTGATTTCCTTAACATGGAGTTAGAATATCTGGGGCTGGGGGGCCTCGTCAGAGCGGGTAAATAA
- the lgt gene encoding prolipoprotein diacylglyceryl transferase, whose product MSDNFITFPAIDPVIFSIGPVSLRWYGMMYLIGFVAAFMLANRRLHRTPWSKDELSDMLFYGFLGVIVGGRIGYVLFYQFDLFLSDPLYLFKIWTGGMSFHGGLLGVIAALYWFARKKQTSLFYVGDFVAPLVPIGLGAGRIGNFINAELWGRTTDVPWGVVFPNAGALPRHPSQLYEFFLEGLVLFLILWFYSKKERPVGAVGGLFLVGYGAFRFIVEYFREPDAHLGLYGGLISQGQVLSLPMVIIGAIIMLRAYKKAAAQPVK is encoded by the coding sequence ATGTCCGACAATTTTATTACTTTCCCCGCGATTGACCCTGTTATTTTCAGTATTGGGCCCGTCAGCCTCAGATGGTATGGCATGATGTACCTGATTGGTTTTGTCGCCGCTTTCATGCTGGCCAATCGACGCTTACATCGCACTCCCTGGAGTAAGGATGAATTGAGTGACATGCTATTTTATGGCTTCCTTGGGGTTATTGTGGGAGGCCGTATTGGTTATGTGTTGTTTTATCAGTTTGACCTGTTTCTGTCGGACCCGTTATATCTGTTTAAGATCTGGACTGGTGGTATGTCATTCCACGGGGGATTGTTAGGCGTTATTGCTGCGTTGTATTGGTTTGCCAGGAAAAAGCAAACCAGTTTGTTCTATGTTGGCGATTTTGTCGCTCCCCTTGTCCCTATTGGTTTAGGTGCCGGCCGGATTGGTAATTTTATCAATGCCGAGTTGTGGGGGCGTACCACTGATGTACCTTGGGGGGTGGTTTTCCCCAATGCCGGCGCGCTGCCACGTCATCCGTCACAGCTGTATGAGTTCTTTCTGGAAGGCTTAGTGCTGTTCTTAATTTTGTGGTTCTACTCTAAAAAAGAACGTCCGGTTGGAGCCGTTGGAGGTTTGTTTTTAGTGGGCTATGGCGCGTTTCGCTTTATCGTAGAGTATTTCCGTGAACCGGATGCCCACCTCGGGTTGTACGGTGGTCTTATTTCTCAAGGACAAGTCCTGTCGCTACCCATGGTGATTATCGGGGCCATTATAATGTTGCGAGCCTACAAAAAGGCCGCTGCACAGCCAGTAAAATAA
- a CDS encoding response regulator, with amino-acid sequence MTTPILICDDSGFARKQMARSIPEQWDVSISYASNGQEALDAIQAGHVELMFLDLNMPVLDGYQTMLRIQQQQLSVKVIVVSGDVQPEARKRMMAMGALEFIRKPIDNVKLYEILSGCGIYSGNASPSKPETITTPENAIDKLDAYREMANVAMGQAGEKLAQLLDVFIELPIPNVNIIESTELHMAIAEIQQSDSISAISQGFISAGINGEALLLFNDSNFANMVRLLKYDQAKITEQIELEALMDISNILIGACLHALSEQLHVKFGQNHPMILGRHCDLEGLLHDSVSRWNKVVAIEIAYSIENQDIHFDLMLLFPDKAMEIIFKKLVNLVEL; translated from the coding sequence ATGACGACACCCATTTTAATTTGTGACGACTCAGGTTTTGCCAGAAAACAAATGGCACGCTCCATTCCGGAGCAATGGGATGTCAGTATCAGTTATGCCAGTAACGGTCAGGAAGCGCTCGATGCGATTCAGGCTGGCCATGTGGAGCTGATGTTTTTAGATCTCAACATGCCGGTGCTTGATGGTTATCAAACCATGCTGCGCATTCAACAGCAGCAGCTATCGGTGAAGGTCATTGTGGTTTCCGGAGACGTGCAACCTGAAGCACGCAAAAGAATGATGGCGATGGGGGCGTTAGAGTTCATTCGCAAGCCCATTGATAACGTCAAGTTGTATGAAATTTTATCCGGTTGTGGGATTTATTCCGGCAATGCTTCACCCTCCAAGCCAGAAACAATCACTACTCCGGAAAATGCCATTGATAAGCTGGATGCCTATCGAGAAATGGCTAATGTGGCAATGGGGCAGGCAGGCGAAAAGCTGGCGCAACTATTGGATGTGTTTATTGAATTACCCATTCCCAATGTCAATATCATTGAATCAACCGAATTACATATGGCCATCGCGGAAATTCAACAAAGTGATTCAATCTCTGCCATTTCACAAGGTTTTATTTCGGCAGGGATAAATGGTGAGGCGTTACTTTTATTCAATGATTCCAATTTTGCCAACATGGTGCGTCTGCTGAAATATGACCAAGCGAAAATCACTGAGCAAATAGAGCTGGAAGCTCTGATGGATATTTCAAATATTCTCATCGGGGCTTGCTTACATGCCTTATCAGAACAGCTACACGTAAAGTTTGGTCAGAATCATCCCATGATATTGGGACGGCATTGTGATCTGGAAGGTTTGTTGCACGATAGCGTCAGCCGCTGGAACAAGGTGGTGGCCATTGAGATCGCTTATTCGATTGAAAATCAGGATATTCATTTTGATTTGATGTTGCTATTTCCAGACAAAGCGATGGAAATTATTTTTAAGAAACTGGTTAATTTGGTGGAGTTATAA
- a CDS encoding sensor domain-containing diguanylate cyclase encodes MSNVMAELEDLHLKHDLLGSIEVGIAVVDRDFNIEIWNQFMESHSGMSPARVRGKPLFEMFPEIDAEWFRRKTDPVFKLKSPAFIIWEQRPHLFKFEAYRPITSATELMYQNITIFPLTSLNGEVNQICIVVYDVTDEAISKQRFEAANKQLEKISRIDGLTGLFNRRYWEEMCDAEFKRAMRTGRLATMMILDIDHFKKVNDTYGHPAGDKTIKMLAKIIAKAIRETDIAGRYGGEEFTIILPDTEVASAKIVAERIRKLAEHLPVDYEGQTIEFTVSIGLAEFHSSFGEYMAWIEKADQGLYEAKESGRNRVIISQ; translated from the coding sequence ATGTCTAACGTAATGGCAGAATTAGAAGATCTGCATTTGAAGCACGACTTATTGGGTTCCATTGAAGTGGGTATCGCTGTTGTGGATAGAGATTTCAATATTGAGATTTGGAATCAATTTATGGAAAGCCACAGCGGTATGTCTCCGGCGCGAGTTCGCGGTAAGCCCTTATTCGAAATGTTCCCCGAGATTGATGCTGAATGGTTCCGGCGCAAAACCGATCCGGTATTTAAGCTTAAAAGTCCTGCATTCATTATTTGGGAGCAGCGCCCTCATCTGTTTAAATTTGAAGCATACCGTCCCATTACTTCAGCTACCGAGTTGATGTATCAAAACATCACCATTTTTCCGTTGACCTCTCTCAATGGCGAAGTGAATCAAATTTGTATTGTGGTGTACGACGTTACGGATGAAGCAATCAGTAAGCAGCGTTTTGAAGCCGCCAATAAACAACTGGAAAAGATAAGCCGTATTGATGGCTTAACCGGGCTTTTCAATCGACGCTATTGGGAAGAGATGTGCGACGCGGAGTTTAAACGCGCAATGCGCACCGGACGCCTGGCTACCATGATGATTCTGGATATCGACCACTTTAAAAAGGTTAATGATACTTATGGTCACCCGGCTGGTGATAAAACCATTAAGATGCTGGCTAAAATCATTGCTAAAGCCATTCGCGAAACCGATATTGCCGGGCGTTACGGTGGTGAGGAATTTACTATCATCTTGCCTGATACTGAGGTCGCCAGCGCAAAAATTGTCGCAGAGCGTATCCGTAAACTAGCCGAGCACCTGCCGGTGGATTATGAAGGTCAAACTATCGAATTTACCGTGAGTATTGGCTTGGCTGAATTTCACAGTTCATTTGGTGAATACATGGCGTGGATTGAAAAAGCCGACCAGGGGTTATACGAAGCCAAAGAGTCTGGGCGAAACCGGGTTATAATTAGTCAATAA
- a CDS encoding DUF3530 family protein, with product MSLAIPATAQHRIDDLDALKHDMQRSLRPEQYRTLMMGEQETVVVIRESNQAISKGAAILVGETGKNGASHLGLAALAPYLNDFGWTTILVTAPTLDFEVPEETESENSTSQSPDEPTDTTAADPSSDPNDLPPPNQMIPSYSTTQIISEASFKQQEQDFLLLMNAVEQERMNYPGFALIIAQGTSAAWLAKLYGDGELYEPDAIVTMGINWPQHDLNILVPELLARTPVPVLDIYNQFDSEWTLSTAKDRKVEAIKSLKLHYRQRELIGPRVDRQQYPLLAREIHGWLTYMGW from the coding sequence ATGAGCCTTGCCATACCGGCTACAGCCCAGCATCGTATCGATGATCTGGATGCCTTGAAGCATGATATGCAAAGAAGCCTGCGCCCTGAGCAATACCGCACCTTGATGATGGGTGAACAAGAGACGGTCGTCGTTATCAGAGAGTCTAATCAGGCAATATCTAAAGGCGCCGCCATTTTAGTGGGTGAAACCGGTAAAAACGGGGCGAGCCACTTGGGTCTGGCAGCTCTTGCCCCCTATCTAAATGATTTTGGTTGGACCACCATTCTGGTTACGGCCCCCACGCTGGATTTTGAGGTTCCGGAAGAAACCGAGTCTGAGAACAGCACCTCTCAATCTCCTGATGAGCCTACCGATACAACGGCAGCAGACCCAAGCAGCGATCCCAATGATTTGCCACCACCGAATCAAATGATCCCCTCTTATTCAACGACACAGATAATCAGTGAAGCGAGCTTTAAACAGCAAGAGCAGGATTTCTTGTTATTAATGAACGCGGTAGAGCAAGAACGCATGAATTATCCGGGTTTCGCATTGATTATCGCTCAAGGCACCTCGGCTGCCTGGCTGGCGAAATTGTATGGCGATGGTGAACTGTACGAACCCGACGCGATTGTTACCATGGGCATCAACTGGCCACAGCACGATCTCAATATTTTAGTTCCGGAGTTATTGGCACGTACCCCTGTCCCGGTGCTGGATATTTACAACCAGTTTGACAGCGAGTGGACACTGTCCACGGCCAAGGACAGAAAAGTAGAAGCCATAAAGTCATTGAAGCTACACTATCGTCAGCGAGAGTTAATAGGTCCACGAGTAGATCGGCAACAATACCCTCTGTTAGCTCGAGAGATCCATGGCTGGTTAACCTATATGGGTTGGTAA
- a CDS encoding thymidylate synthase translates to MDQYLKLCQRIVDEGVWVNNERTGKRCLTVINHDLSYDVGAGEFPLVTTRKSFWKAAIAEIIGYLRGYDNAADFRSIGTKTWDANANQNEAWLNNPHRKGEDDCGFIYGKVARNFPKPDGGSVDLLKQIVDDLSQGKDNRGEILTFYHPGAFHLGCLRPCMYSHHFSILGDTLYLNSTQRSCDVPLGLNFNMVQVYVLLALMAQITGLKSGKAYHKLVNCHIYEDQLAPMRDIQLQREPFPSPTLKINPDIKTLQDIETWVTMDDFELEGYQYHPAIQYPFSV, encoded by the coding sequence ATGGATCAGTATCTTAAATTATGTCAGCGCATTGTTGATGAAGGTGTTTGGGTTAACAACGAACGAACCGGTAAACGATGCCTGACCGTGATCAACCATGATCTCAGCTATGACGTTGGGGCTGGTGAGTTTCCGCTAGTTACCACGCGAAAAAGTTTCTGGAAAGCGGCGATTGCCGAAATTATCGGATACTTACGCGGTTACGATAATGCCGCAGACTTTCGCTCCATAGGCACTAAAACCTGGGATGCCAATGCCAATCAGAATGAGGCATGGCTCAATAACCCTCATCGCAAGGGAGAAGACGATTGTGGTTTCATTTACGGTAAAGTGGCCAGAAATTTTCCAAAACCCGATGGTGGCTCGGTGGATTTGTTAAAACAGATTGTCGATGATCTTTCCCAAGGTAAGGACAATCGCGGCGAAATCCTGACCTTTTATCATCCGGGCGCATTTCATCTGGGCTGTTTAAGACCTTGCATGTACAGCCATCACTTCTCAATATTAGGAGATACTCTGTACCTCAACAGTACACAACGCTCTTGCGACGTACCGCTGGGGCTAAACTTCAATATGGTGCAAGTCTATGTCTTGTTGGCACTAATGGCACAAATTACCGGACTAAAATCGGGTAAGGCTTATCACAAACTAGTGAATTGCCACATTTACGAAGACCAATTAGCACCAATGCGAGATATACAGTTGCAACGCGAACCCTTCCCTTCGCCAACCTTAAAGATCAATCCAGACATTAAAACACTACAGGATATCGAAACCTGGGTCACCATGGATGATTTTGAATTAGAGGGCTATCAATACCACCCGGCCATTCAATATCCGTTTTCGGTGTAA
- the rluA gene encoding bifunctional tRNA pseudouridine(32) synthase/23S rRNA pseudouridine(746) synthase RluA produces MAIINYNPPISPWLKFLYRDEDILVLEKPSGLLSVPGKQAEHKDSLQLRVQRVFPSATVVHRLDMATSGIMLFALNKAAHKHIGLQFEKRLTKKRYFARVYGNPEQEQGSVDLPLICDWPNRPKQKVDAENGKKALTHYQVVHTAENWSLVELTPVTGRSHQLRVHMLSLGHPILGDRLYAHQEALSMAPRLQLHAAELGIEHPVNGEMLQFNSPHPFADDIKS; encoded by the coding sequence TTGGCGATAATTAACTACAATCCTCCCATCAGTCCATGGCTTAAATTTCTCTACCGGGATGAAGATATCCTGGTATTGGAAAAGCCCAGCGGACTACTTTCGGTGCCAGGCAAACAAGCTGAGCACAAAGATAGCCTGCAATTGCGGGTGCAACGAGTATTTCCCAGCGCGACTGTAGTGCACCGGTTGGATATGGCCACCTCAGGTATCATGTTGTTTGCGCTAAACAAAGCCGCCCACAAACACATTGGTTTACAGTTTGAAAAAAGGCTGACAAAGAAACGCTACTTCGCTCGCGTGTACGGCAACCCTGAGCAGGAACAAGGTAGTGTTGACCTGCCACTTATTTGTGACTGGCCCAATCGACCGAAACAAAAAGTGGATGCCGAAAATGGTAAAAAAGCGCTGACTCACTATCAGGTTGTGCACACTGCCGAAAACTGGAGCCTGGTAGAATTAACTCCCGTCACAGGACGCTCTCATCAATTACGCGTACACATGTTGAGTCTGGGCCATCCAATCTTGGGAGATAGACTGTATGCTCATCAGGAAGCCTTAAGCATGGCACCTCGCCTGCAGTTACATGCAGCTGAATTAGGTATTGAGCATCCGGTGAATGGTGAAATGTTACAATTTAACTCGCCGCATCCGTTTGCCGACGACATAAAAAGTTAA